The Halorussus rarus genome includes the window GTGAGGCCGCCGTCGAACTGCTGTTTGAGTTCCTCGGCGGCGGCCTCGCCGGTGGTCCCCTTCTGGACCGCTATCGTCTTGCCCCTGAGGTCTTCGAGCGTCGAGATGTCGCTCCCCTGCAGGATGGCCACCGTCTGGTAGGCCACGAAGTACGGCTCCGAGAAGTCGACCTTCTGGTCGCGCTGGTCGTTGATGGTCATCGCGGACATGATGATCCGGAAGTTGCCGTTGTTGAGGCTCGGGATGATGGTGTCGAACCCGGTGTCGACGAACTCGTACTGCATCCCCATCTCCTCGACGAATATCGCCTCCGCCATCGCCGGGTCGAACCCGGTCAGCGACCCGTCCTGCGTGCGGTACTCGAACGGCTTGTACGGGATGTCCGAGCCGATTCTGATGGTCTGCTGGTCCTGCGCGCCCGACACGCCCCCGAGCGCGAGACCGCCGACGATTCCTGCGCTCCCCTTGACAAACGAACGCCTGTCGATGTCCATGAGATTTCCCCCAACGTCACGTCGACACGATAGTACATAACCGTTGGGCCGAAACTGCCAAATTCGTCGGATAGAGGCGCTAAAATCAGCGTCGGTCGTCGCTCGGATGGCCGGTCGACGCGCTTCAATCGCTCGGATAGCCGGCGGTCGACTCGGCCGCGCGGGCGTCGGGCGTCCGCTCGGCCTCGTAGGACCACAGCGTCGTCGCCACGAGCGCGCCGAAGATGACCAGCGCGGCGGCGTGGTGGGCGACCTGGACGACCGGCGTGTAGACGAATACCGTCGCGCCGCCGAGCACAATCTGGAGCGGCGTGACCGCGAGCGCGAGCGTCGCAGCGCCGCGGATGCGCTTCTCGCCGGTGTACTTCCACGCCCCGGCCGCGGTCCCGAGGATGAAGAAGCCGGTGATCATCGCGATCAGGCGGTGGAACCACTCGACGAAGCTCGGGAACGTCTGCGGGATCAGCCCGCCGTCGCAGAACGGCCACTGGGCCGAGCAGGACAGTCCGGCGCCCATCGCCGCGGTGTAGACGCCCAGCAGGATGAGCGCGAACGTCAGACCGGTCGTGACGGCCGCGAGGTGGCGGAACCGGGCCATCAGCGCGCACCTCCCGACCCGAGTCGGAGCGTGTGGTGTTGCACGGTTTGAACTCCCCTTGACGGACGTTTCGGCCGGTCGTACTTAGGTCTGTTCGACTGGCCCCGAGTCGGCGAGGGAGACGTGATAGTCGGAGATGCCGGAGACGACGGTGACGACGAGACGGCGCTAGCTGCTGGCGACGGCTCCGATTCGTGTTACCGAGCGGGTGCCTGACGGAAGAATCGGTGTGACGCGACGCCGTCAAATTAGCGCTTCTGCGCGCGCGCCGCCCCGTCAAGAATCTCCGAACCCGCGTCCTTGAAGGCGGTCGGAACCCATCCACCGGCCATGACCAAGCAGGACCGCCTCGACGCCTACCTCGCGGAGCACGACCTCGAAGCCGTCTGGTTCGCCCGACCCAACTCGTTCGCGTGGCTCACCGGCGCCAGCAACGTGGTCGACCGCGAGGGCGTCGTCGGCGAGGCCGCGGTGGGGTACGACGGCGACGGCCTCGAGGTGGTGACGAACAACATCGAGGCCGACCGCCTGCGCGAGGAGGAACTGCCCGACGACGTCCCCGTCACCGAGTACGACTGGTACGCGAAGTCACTTGGCGAGGCGGTCGCCGACCGCGGCCCGGAGCCGGCCGCCGCGGACTTCGACGCGCAGGGGCTGTCGTCGGTCGACGCCTCGCCGCTGCGCCAGCCCCTCACCGAGGAGGACGTCGAGAGGTACCGCGACCTGGGACGGCAGACCGCCGAAGCGCTCGAGGCGGTCTGCCGGGAACTCCAGCCCGGTGACAACGAGTCGGAGGTCGCCTCCGCGCTCCGGGTGGCGCTCGGCGCCCGGGACATCGAGGCGCCCGTGGCGCTGGTCGGCGGCGCGGAGCGCGCCCGGAAGTACCGCCACTACACGCCCACGGACGCCGAACTCGGCGAGTACGCGCTGGTGTCGGTGACGGCCGAGCGCGGCGGGCTCCACGCCAGCGCGACCCGGACCGTCGCCTTCGAGTCCGAGATGGCCGACGACGACCTGACCGAACTCGGCGAGCGCCACCACGCCGCCCGCATCGCGGAGGTGACCGCGCTGGGCGCCACGAAGGCCGTCGCCGGGCTCTCGGGCGACCCGACGAGCGTCTTCCAGGCGCTCCAGGCCGCCTACGAGCACCTGGGCTACCCCGACGAGTGGGAACTCCACCATCAGGGCGGCGCGGCCGGTTACGCGGGCCGGGAGTGGATGGCGGCCCCCGAGATGGCCGCGTCGGCCGAGGTCACGACCCCGATGGCCTACGCGTGGAATCCGACCGTGCAGGGCGCCAAGAGCGAGGACACGGTGCTGGTGACGGAGGACGGCTTCGAGGTGTTGACCGACACCGGGCGGTGGCCGACCAGCCCGGTCGACGCCTACGACTACGACGCCGTCGTCGAGCGCCCCGACGTGCTGGTGCAGGACGAGGCGTGAGACACGACTGATTTCGACATCTGACGAAAGCAAATTCGACGCGTTCGAGTAGTTTTTTGTTCTCGGACGCGGTTGGCCCGAGCATGGGAATCGACGAGGACTCACTCGACTATCACCGGTCGGAACCGCCGGGGAAGATAGAGATTTCGACGACCAAACCCACGAACACCCAGCGCGACCTGAGCCTGGCGTACTCGCCCGGCGTGGCCGCGCCGTGCCGCGCCATCGACGAGAACCCCGACGACGCCTACCAGTACACCGCGAAAGGGAACTTGGTGGGCGTCGTCTCGAACGGGTCGGCGGTGCTGGGCCTCGGCGACATCGGCGCCCAGGCCTCCAAGCCCGTGATGGAGGGCAAGGGCGTGCTCTTCAAGCGGTTCGCCGACATCGACGTGTTCGACATCGAACTCGACCAGGAGAGCGCCGAGGACATCATCCGGACGACGAAGGCGATGGAGCCGACGTTCGGCGGCATCAATCTGGAGGACATCAAGGCGCCCGAGTGCTTCGAGATCGAGGAGACGCTGCGCGAGGAGATGGACATCCCGGTGTTCCACGACGACCAGCACGGCACCGCCATCATCTCCGGGGCGGCGCTGCTCAACGCCACCGACATCAACGGGAAGGACCTCGAGGACCTGAAGATCGTCTTCTCCGGGGCGGGCGCGTCGGCCATCGCGACCGCGCGGTTCTACGTCTCGCTGGGCGCCCGGAAGGAGAACATCATCATGTGCGACTCCTCGGGCATCATCACCGAGAACCGGGCCGAGCACGGCGACGTCAACGAGTACAAGGCCCAGTTCGCCCGCGACGTTCCCGAGGGCGACCTCGCGGAGGCGGTGGAGGGCGCCGACGTGCTCGTCGGCCTGTCGGTCGCGGGCATCGTCTCCCAGGAGATGGTCCGGTCGATGGCCGACGACCCGATCATCTTCGCGATGGCGAACCCCGACCCCGAGATCAACTACGACGACGCCAAGGACGCCCGCGACGACACGGTCATCATGGCGACCGGCCGGTCGGACTACCCCAACATGGTCAACAACGTCCTCGGGTTCCCGTT containing:
- a CDS encoding transporter substrate-binding domain-containing protein; translation: MDRRSFVKGSAGIVGGLALGGVSGAQDQQTIRIGSDIPYKPFEYRTQDGSLTGFDPAMAEAIFVEEMGMQYEFVDTGFDTIIPSLNNGNFRIIMSAMTINDQRDQKVDFSEPYFVAYQTVAILQGSDISTLEDLRGKTIAVQKGTTGEAAAEELKQQFDGGLTIDSYDQIPGAFNALLNNQAAAVINDNAVNAQYTQERDNIVLLQGEGVAAEQGQDAPDYLTLTVEEYGIAFRQDDDEFRQQVNEALNAVIGSGRYEEIYREFFPGNPPASILSRARPAPGTTTMNGTATGNMTGGETTTGNATDS
- a CDS encoding M24 family metallopeptidase encodes the protein MTKQDRLDAYLAEHDLEAVWFARPNSFAWLTGASNVVDREGVVGEAAVGYDGDGLEVVTNNIEADRLREEELPDDVPVTEYDWYAKSLGEAVADRGPEPAAADFDAQGLSSVDASPLRQPLTEEDVERYRDLGRQTAEALEAVCRELQPGDNESEVASALRVALGARDIEAPVALVGGAERARKYRHYTPTDAELGEYALVSVTAERGGLHASATRTVAFESEMADDDLTELGERHHAARIAEVTALGATKAVAGLSGDPTSVFQALQAAYEHLGYPDEWELHHQGGAAGYAGREWMAAPEMAASAEVTTPMAYAWNPTVQGAKSEDTVLVTEDGFEVLTDTGRWPTSPVDAYDYDAVVERPDVLVQDEA
- a CDS encoding COX15/CtaA family protein, which produces MARFRHLAAVTTGLTFALILLGVYTAAMGAGLSCSAQWPFCDGGLIPQTFPSFVEWFHRLIAMITGFFILGTAAGAWKYTGEKRIRGAATLALAVTPLQIVLGGATVFVYTPVVQVAHHAAALVIFGALVATTLWSYEAERTPDARAAESTAGYPSD